One window of the Streptococcus parasanguinis ATCC 15912 genome contains the following:
- a CDS encoding MarR family winged helix-turn-helix transcriptional regulator translates to MSILREIGIIARALDSIANIEFRDLDLARGQYLYLVRIAEQPGIIQEELSELLKVDRSTVARSVKRLEERGLIQQRPRGENLKTKEWELTEKGKKIYPFILGEHLYSEATALKGFSKEEVAQLEEYLIRVRENITLDWELVKKGQKRNYSEVKQ, encoded by the coding sequence ATGAGTATTTTGCGTGAGATAGGCATCATTGCGCGAGCTTTGGATTCTATAGCAAATATCGAATTTCGAGATTTGGATCTAGCGCGTGGTCAATACCTCTACCTGGTGCGAATTGCCGAGCAACCTGGAATTATTCAGGAAGAACTCTCTGAGCTCTTAAAAGTCGATCGCTCAACTGTTGCCCGATCCGTAAAAAGATTAGAAGAACGAGGACTGATTCAGCAGCGTCCAAGGGGTGAAAACCTTAAAACCAAGGAATGGGAATTAACTGAAAAAGGCAAGAAGATTTACCCCTTCATTTTAGGGGAGCATCTTTATTCTGAGGCAACTGCCTTAAAAGGATTTTCCAAAGAAGAAGTCGCACAGTTAGAGGAGTATCTGATCCGAGTTCGTGAGAATATTACCCTAGATTGGGAACTAGTCAAAAAAGGTCAAAAAAGAAATTATAGTGAGGTAAAGCAATGA
- a CDS encoding B3/B4 domain-containing protein, protein MKVTVDQAFWDLFPTARITVMSLYGIDNKVDEAKDPYFKELLDKGTKRAWEFIDEENYTQSEFVQEWRQAFSKFKTKKGARSSIEALLKRVHQGREFYPINPLVDLYNSVSMAYALPCGGEDMDKLVGGLSLGQAKGGEPFFPLGAEEDAPALEGEIIYYDQEGAVCRCLNWREAQRTMLTEDTKDAILVIEAINEEQAKRAQTAMQELKDLAKDYFGVEGTIYQLSAEHASIEV, encoded by the coding sequence ATGAAAGTAACAGTTGATCAAGCATTTTGGGATTTATTTCCAACAGCTAGAATTACAGTGATGTCCCTGTATGGTATTGATAATAAAGTAGATGAAGCCAAGGATCCTTATTTCAAAGAATTGTTGGACAAGGGTACCAAGAGAGCATGGGAATTTATTGATGAAGAAAACTATACCCAGAGTGAGTTCGTTCAAGAGTGGCGCCAAGCTTTTAGCAAGTTTAAAACAAAAAAAGGAGCCCGATCTTCAATCGAGGCACTCTTAAAACGGGTTCACCAGGGACGTGAATTCTATCCGATTAATCCTTTGGTGGATCTTTACAATAGTGTTTCGATGGCTTATGCCCTTCCTTGTGGGGGAGAAGATATGGATAAATTGGTGGGTGGACTCTCTCTAGGCCAAGCGAAAGGAGGCGAACCTTTCTTTCCATTAGGAGCTGAAGAAGATGCACCGGCTTTGGAAGGGGAGATCATCTACTACGACCAAGAAGGCGCTGTTTGCCGTTGTTTGAATTGGCGTGAGGCTCAAAGAACCATGCTAACTGAAGATACTAAGGACGCAATTTTGGTGATTGAAGCCATCAATGAGGAGCAGGCCAAACGGGCACAAACAGCTATGCAGGAATTGAAAGATCTAGCCAAAGATTATTTTGGGGTTGAAGGTACCATCTATCAATTAAGTGCAGAGCATGCAAGTATAGAAGTTTAA
- a CDS encoding GtrA family protein, translated as MKTLIKKFFDNEILSYLFFGVATTLVSVVTRLFIYHVSRDERLATAIGNIAGILFAFATNDTIVFKQERKGWFQRLIRFAIARSGTFILDMALTEIFVKQFPGIIGQFVHNNKSQINLIETLFAQVAIVVLNYVFSKLFVFKNKNKA; from the coding sequence ATGAAAACACTAATTAAAAAATTTTTTGATAATGAGATTTTATCCTATCTTTTTTTTGGAGTTGCCACAACCCTTGTTTCCGTCGTAACCCGCCTCTTCATCTATCATGTGTCTCGTGATGAACGATTAGCGACAGCAATTGGAAACATTGCTGGGATCCTCTTTGCCTTTGCGACCAACGATACCATTGTTTTTAAACAAGAAAGAAAGGGCTGGTTTCAGCGCTTGATCCGATTTGCAATTGCGCGCTCTGGGACCTTTATTCTAGATATGGCCTTGACCGAGATTTTTGTCAAGCAGTTCCCAGGAATTATCGGTCAATTCGTCCACAATAACAAGAGCCAAATCAATCTGATTGAAACCCTCTTTGCACAAGTGGCCATTGTAGTCCTCAATTACGTATTTAGTAAACTCTTTGTCTTTAAAAATAAAAACAAGGCTTGA
- a CDS encoding QueT transporter family protein, producing the protein MKQLTARDMAQIAIVAAIYIVLTITPPLNAMAYYGYQFRVSEMMNFLAFYNKKYLIGVTLGCMIANLFSFGWIDVFVGGGSTFVFLGLGLILFGRFKNKFLFNGLIRLDHFLFAIFFSISMFTIALELYYLQGQPFFYNWLTMGLGEFASLIFGAIVINQLSKRIDFTK; encoded by the coding sequence ATGAAACAGTTAACTGCTCGTGATATGGCGCAAATTGCCATTGTTGCTGCGATTTATATCGTATTGACCATTACCCCACCTCTCAATGCTATGGCCTACTATGGCTATCAATTCCGTGTTTCGGAAATGATGAATTTCTTGGCCTTCTACAATAAGAAGTACTTGATTGGGGTGACTCTTGGTTGTATGATTGCTAACTTATTTAGTTTTGGATGGATCGATGTCTTTGTCGGTGGAGGTTCAACCTTTGTCTTCTTAGGACTTGGACTCATTCTATTTGGTCGATTCAAAAACAAGTTCTTGTTTAACGGTCTTATTCGCTTGGACCATTTCTTGTTTGCGATTTTCTTTTCCATTTCCATGTTTACAATTGCCTTGGAACTTTATTACCTTCAAGGCCAACCATTCTTCTATAACTGGTTGACCATGGGATTGGGTGAATTCGCATCCTTGATTTTTGGAGCGATTGTGATCAATCAACTTTCTAAACGGATCGATTTTACAAAATAA
- the ligA gene encoding NAD-dependent DNA ligase LigA, with product MKTRMKELVELLNRYAYEYYTKDTPSVSDSEYDQLYRELVELETAHPDEILPESPTHRVGGVVLKGFTKYQHQYPLYSLQDAFSREELEAFDQRVRKEFSSISYVCELKIDGLSISLTYENGVLVTGATRGDGSVGEDITENLKRVKDIPLVLPEPVNITVRGECYMPRASFDRVNQIRQENGEPEFANPRNAAAGTLRQLDTKIVAKRNLATFLYQEVSPTDQSSQEGVLEKLARLGFVVNQERVLAEDMEQIWEFIQKVAQLREDLPYDIDGIVIKVNDLAVQEELGFTVKAPKWAVAYKFPAEEKEAKILSVDWTVGRTGVVTPTANLTPVQLAGTTVSRATLHNVDYIAEKDIHQDDTVIVYKAGDIIPAVLRVVKDKRVSDQALAIPTQCPSCQSELLHFEDEVALRCINPLCPAQMKEGLNHFASRDAMNITGLGPAVVEKLFAAQLVEDVAGIYRLTVEDLLTLEGFKEKSAEKLYEAIQASKENSAEKLLFGLGIRHVGSKVSQILLQEFHDIDQLATADPERIASIDSLGMVVAESLKSYFAQEGSKRLLQELKEASVNMVYLGEKVAADAALSGMTVVLTGKLERLTRSEAKAKLESLGAKVTGSVSKKTDLVVAGSDAGSKLTKAQELGIQVEDEAWLESL from the coding sequence ATGAAAACCAGAATGAAAGAATTAGTGGAATTACTCAATCGATATGCTTACGAGTATTACACAAAAGACACTCCATCTGTTTCAGATAGTGAATATGATCAATTATATCGGGAGTTGGTGGAACTAGAAACCGCTCATCCTGATGAGATCTTACCAGAGAGTCCTACTCACCGTGTAGGTGGGGTGGTTTTAAAAGGCTTTACCAAATACCAGCACCAGTATCCCCTTTATAGTTTGCAGGATGCTTTTTCGCGTGAAGAATTAGAAGCCTTTGATCAGCGTGTCCGTAAGGAATTTTCTTCCATCAGCTATGTTTGTGAGCTGAAGATCGATGGCTTGTCCATTTCCCTCACCTATGAAAATGGTGTCCTTGTAACGGGGGCAACACGTGGGGATGGTTCTGTCGGTGAGGATATTACAGAGAACCTCAAGCGGGTCAAGGATATTCCTTTGGTGTTACCAGAGCCAGTGAACATCACAGTTCGAGGTGAGTGCTACATGCCGCGGGCTTCCTTTGATCGGGTTAATCAAATTCGTCAAGAAAATGGCGAGCCTGAGTTTGCTAATCCACGAAATGCTGCTGCAGGAACGCTTCGTCAATTGGATACGAAAATCGTGGCCAAGCGAAATCTCGCAACCTTCTTGTATCAAGAAGTGAGCCCGACGGATCAAAGCAGTCAGGAAGGCGTGCTTGAGAAATTAGCCCGCTTAGGGTTTGTCGTGAACCAAGAGCGAGTGCTGGCTGAGGATATGGAGCAAATTTGGGAATTTATCCAAAAAGTAGCCCAACTTCGAGAGGATCTTCCCTATGATATCGATGGGATCGTCATCAAGGTCAATGACCTAGCTGTTCAAGAAGAACTAGGCTTTACCGTAAAAGCCCCTAAATGGGCTGTCGCCTATAAGTTTCCAGCTGAAGAAAAAGAAGCGAAAATCTTATCGGTGGATTGGACGGTTGGCCGAACCGGAGTTGTGACCCCAACTGCCAATCTAACTCCAGTCCAGCTAGCAGGAACCACAGTTAGTCGGGCAACCTTGCACAATGTGGACTATATTGCTGAAAAAGATATTCATCAGGATGATACCGTCATTGTCTACAAGGCGGGTGATATCATTCCTGCGGTCTTGCGTGTCGTCAAAGATAAACGGGTATCTGATCAAGCATTAGCCATTCCAACTCAATGTCCGAGCTGCCAGAGTGAGTTGCTTCATTTCGAGGATGAGGTGGCCCTTCGCTGTATCAATCCGCTCTGTCCAGCCCAGATGAAGGAAGGATTGAACCACTTTGCAAGTCGGGATGCTATGAATATCACAGGCTTGGGTCCAGCTGTTGTAGAGAAACTCTTCGCAGCTCAGTTGGTAGAGGATGTAGCTGGGATCTATCGTCTGACAGTCGAGGACCTATTGACCTTGGAAGGCTTTAAAGAAAAATCTGCTGAAAAACTCTATGAAGCCATTCAAGCTTCAAAAGAGAATTCAGCTGAGAAGTTACTCTTTGGTTTGGGGATTCGCCATGTCGGTAGCAAGGTTAGTCAAATCTTGCTCCAAGAATTCCATGACATCGATCAATTGGCTACAGCTGATCCAGAACGAATTGCCAGCATTGATAGTCTCGGTATGGTCGTGGCTGAAAGCCTCAAGAGTTATTTCGCTCAAGAAGGATCCAAGCGCCTATTGCAAGAGCTTAAAGAAGCTAGCGTCAATATGGTCTATCTTGGTGAGAAAGTCGCTGCTGATGCGGCCCTATCAGGAATGACAGTCGTTTTGACTGGGAAGCTAGAGCGACTCACGCGTTCAGAAGCAAAGGCAAAATTAGAAAGTCTGGGCGCTAAGGTGACTGGATCGGTTTCCAAAAAAACAGATTTAGTCGTTGCAGGTAGTGACGCTGGTAGCAAGTTAACCAAAGCACAAGAATTAGGAATCCAGGTAGAAGATGAGGCCTGGCTTGAAAGTTTGTAG
- a CDS encoding diacylglycerol kinase family lipid kinase, which produces MVERIKKARLIYNPTSGQEIIKKNIAEVLDVLEDVGYETSAYQTTPEPFSAQNEAERAAKAGFDLIIAAGGDGTINEVVNGVAGLENRPQMAFIPTGTTNDYARALKIPMGDPVAAARIIEKNQTIQMDIGRAYGSKYFINIAAAGTMTELTFSVPSSVKSRLGYFAYVAEAAKMLPRNKARKVRIEHDNGVFEGPASMIFVALTNSIAGFESVAPDAKLDDGNFTLIIVKTAKLFNMLSLMIQAINGGKHVHDENVEYLKTKKLTIEMLGKNAQPFRINLDGEYGGDTPVELEVFHNHLEFFANIDEINNDALVHTSEE; this is translated from the coding sequence ATGGTAGAACGAATCAAAAAAGCCCGTTTAATTTATAATCCGACCTCTGGGCAAGAAATTATCAAGAAAAATATTGCGGAAGTCTTGGACGTACTTGAAGACGTGGGCTATGAAACCAGCGCTTATCAAACGACTCCTGAACCATTTTCTGCCCAAAATGAAGCAGAAAGAGCCGCTAAAGCAGGCTTTGATTTAATCATTGCCGCTGGTGGAGATGGTACGATTAACGAAGTGGTCAATGGGGTTGCAGGTCTGGAAAATCGGCCGCAGATGGCCTTTATTCCGACCGGTACCACCAATGACTATGCGCGTGCCTTGAAGATCCCGATGGGAGATCCTGTGGCGGCTGCTCGCATTATAGAAAAAAACCAAACCATTCAAATGGATATTGGTCGTGCCTATGGCAGCAAGTATTTCATCAACATTGCTGCAGCAGGAACCATGACAGAATTGACCTTCAGTGTTCCAAGTAGCGTTAAATCTCGCTTGGGTTACTTTGCCTATGTGGCTGAAGCAGCTAAAATGTTACCGCGAAACAAGGCTCGGAAGGTGCGGATTGAGCACGACAATGGTGTCTTTGAAGGGCCAGCGTCTATGATTTTTGTGGCCTTGACCAACTCGATTGCTGGCTTTGAAAGTGTCGCGCCAGATGCTAAGCTCGATGATGGGAACTTTACCTTGATTATCGTAAAAACTGCTAAGCTCTTTAACATGTTGTCCTTGATGATTCAGGCCATTAATGGAGGCAAGCATGTGCACGATGAAAATGTAGAATATCTCAAGACCAAGAAGTTGACGATCGAAATGTTAGGGAAAAATGCTCAACCATTCCGCATCAATCTAGATGGGGAGTACGGAGGAGATACTCCAGTTGAATTGGAAGTCTTCCATAATCACTTGGAATTCTTTGCAAATATTGATGAAATCAACAACGATGCTTTGGTTCACACATCTGAAGAATAA
- the pulA gene encoding type I pullulanase, with the protein MRQYHVKLHFHKQKGNYFAYDMWQWQDQVEGKSVSFSKLDYFGVEGNLVYESEDALNRGHVLVKEGDWLTKTRDFEIELLPEGHVREVWILDGDDTVYYSLQAALTSHAYSHRQPHAYDMAMRPREFDAKWAYQGWLGHREEEGEHCFKLWAPTAKKVELLLYQSTELDAPIWKSMPMTRGKQESSYHPANTHGVWILDFLGNLSGMAYQYRVHFEHHTQVTRDPYSIATTADGMRTAILSRADRQFDWGTKKGADETPWRLDNPCQAVIYEMHLRDLTKSLTSGVDESLRGTYLGACQKGTVNSHGDATAFDYIRQLGVNVVQLQPISDRFKQYDEEGQVTYNWGYDVQNYSAPETSFSTDPSNPKQTMKELKTMIRAYHEAGISVVMDVVYNHIYSTEHGPFQNTVPDYYYRMEPDGRFQNGTGVGNETASEHEMYRKYMIDSLTHWVKEYQIDGFRFDLMGIHDVRTMNAIREAMDALDPRILLYGEGWDMGTGLAPEDKAKKDNAAQLPRIGFFNDTERDAIKGAEVYGSIKRGFVSRKSTENIVARAALGSAELGHYLSPNQVLNYVEAHDNYNLYDLLQTLHPNEEVAGLVKRSELATAMNLLFQGMTFMQLGQEFMRTKLVATGPDGEITPLDRERAMNSYNAPDFVNQVNWDLVSQNKESIAYIRSLIALKTSLPVLGLESYDKIYQQVFIQSATDTSGLVIYELTGDKKYLVIFNASGLPYYLQNSDKLKLMVGNSRHKRPFYVENLTASVFEVLDEGKA; encoded by the coding sequence ATGCGACAATACCATGTAAAGCTTCATTTTCATAAGCAAAAAGGAAATTATTTTGCCTATGATATGTGGCAGTGGCAGGATCAAGTAGAAGGAAAATCAGTCTCTTTCTCCAAGTTGGATTATTTTGGAGTAGAGGGAAATCTGGTATACGAGAGTGAGGATGCCTTGAACCGGGGCCATGTCCTGGTTAAAGAAGGGGATTGGCTCACTAAGACCCGTGATTTTGAAATCGAACTCTTACCAGAAGGGCATGTTCGAGAAGTATGGATTCTCGATGGAGACGATACAGTCTATTATTCTTTGCAAGCTGCTTTGACGAGTCATGCATACAGCCATCGTCAGCCTCATGCCTACGATATGGCGATGCGTCCTAGAGAGTTTGATGCTAAATGGGCGTATCAAGGCTGGCTCGGTCATCGGGAGGAAGAAGGGGAGCATTGCTTTAAACTGTGGGCTCCAACGGCTAAGAAAGTTGAATTGTTGCTTTATCAATCAACAGAGTTGGATGCGCCTATTTGGAAAAGCATGCCAATGACGCGTGGCAAACAAGAGTCTAGCTACCACCCAGCAAATACCCATGGTGTTTGGATTTTAGATTTTCTAGGAAATTTAAGTGGCATGGCTTATCAATATCGTGTGCATTTTGAACACCATACTCAAGTGACGCGCGATCCTTATAGCATTGCAACGACAGCGGACGGGATGCGCACTGCCATTCTTTCGAGAGCAGATCGTCAGTTTGATTGGGGCACTAAAAAAGGTGCCGATGAGACTCCTTGGCGCTTGGATAACCCTTGTCAAGCAGTGATCTATGAGATGCACCTTCGGGATTTGACTAAGTCACTGACTTCAGGTGTGGACGAGTCTTTGCGAGGGACCTATCTTGGTGCTTGCCAAAAAGGAACCGTCAATAGCCATGGTGATGCAACTGCTTTTGATTATATCCGTCAGTTAGGAGTTAATGTCGTGCAACTGCAACCGATCTCTGATCGCTTTAAACAGTACGACGAAGAAGGCCAGGTGACCTACAATTGGGGCTACGATGTTCAGAATTATTCTGCACCAGAAACTAGCTTTTCGACGGATCCATCCAATCCGAAACAAACCATGAAAGAGCTCAAAACCATGATCCGGGCTTATCATGAGGCAGGAATTTCTGTGGTCATGGATGTGGTCTACAATCATATCTATTCGACCGAACATGGTCCTTTCCAAAATACAGTGCCCGATTATTATTACCGGATGGAGCCAGATGGTCGTTTCCAAAATGGGACAGGTGTCGGTAATGAAACGGCTAGTGAGCATGAAATGTACCGCAAGTACATGATAGATTCCCTCACGCACTGGGTCAAAGAGTACCAAATCGATGGCTTCCGCTTTGATTTGATGGGGATTCACGATGTAAGGACGATGAATGCTATTCGGGAGGCAATGGACGCTCTGGATCCTCGCATTCTCCTTTACGGAGAAGGTTGGGACATGGGAACAGGTCTCGCACCAGAGGACAAGGCTAAGAAAGACAATGCGGCGCAATTGCCTCGAATTGGATTCTTCAATGATACGGAGCGCGATGCTATTAAAGGGGCTGAGGTTTATGGTTCCATCAAACGTGGCTTCGTCAGCCGAAAATCGACAGAGAATATCGTTGCGCGTGCTGCTCTAGGTAGTGCAGAGCTTGGTCATTATTTAAGTCCGAATCAGGTCTTGAATTATGTGGAAGCTCATGACAATTATAATCTCTATGACTTGCTTCAGACCCTTCATCCGAATGAAGAAGTAGCAGGCTTGGTCAAGCGCTCAGAGTTGGCTACAGCCATGAATCTGCTCTTTCAGGGCATGACCTTTATGCAATTGGGTCAAGAGTTTATGCGGACCAAATTGGTAGCGACAGGTCCTGATGGAGAAATCACCCCTTTGGATCGTGAGCGGGCCATGAATTCCTACAATGCTCCAGATTTTGTGAATCAGGTCAATTGGGATTTGGTCAGTCAGAACAAGGAATCAATTGCCTATATCCGAAGCTTGATCGCCTTGAAGACAAGTCTTCCTGTCTTAGGACTTGAAAGCTATGATAAAATCTACCAACAAGTCTTTATTCAATCTGCAACTGATACCAGTGGTCTTGTCATCTATGAACTAACAGGAGACAAGAAGTACTTGGTCATCTTCAATGCTAGCGGGCTTCCATATTACCTCCAAAATTCAGATAAATTGAAATTGATGGTTGGGAATAGTCGCCATAAACGTCCATTCTATGTGGAGAATTTAACGGCTTCTGTTTTTGAAGTTCTAGATGAAGGTAAAGCGTGA
- a CDS encoding LTA synthase family protein encodes MKKITNSILNFMSTRLGFVLTLLLLYWFKTMWAYSVDFNLDIQGPYQIFLAVINPLPISLLFIGLALYIKRTKLFYSLAFGIYLLLFIWLISNSIYYREFTDFVTVNTMLASSKVSAGLGAAALELFRPWDVIYILDFPILAFFFFKKWIRMDNRPFNKRASFAVTSLSAMLFSANLFLAEIDRPELLTRGFSNYYVVRALGLPAFLGYSANQTYVANKERSKASEADLKPVEEYIQQHYAKANPEYFGMAKGRNVIYIHLESFQQFLIDYKLKVDDKEYEVTPFLNSLYHSKETFAFSNVFNQVKAGKTSDAETMIETGLFGLNQGSFMVNYGGTNTQQAAPFILSKNGYNSSAVFHGNAGSFWNRNTAYKQWGYNYFFDASYFTKQNSSNSFQYGLNDKYMLKDSIKYLERLQQPFYTKFITVSNHYPYTTSLSGDDLGFPLAKTQDETINGYFATANYLDSSIKAFFDYLKESGLYKNSIIVLYGDHYGISNSRNPALAPLLGKNSETWSSYDNAMLQRIPYMVVVPGMDKGGIINTYGGEIDMLPTLEHLLGIESNKFLQVGQDMLSPDHDQIVAFRSANYFVTPEYTSYSGRTYYTKTGEEITNPDEKTKEELDKIREAANLQLKISDSIQTGDLLRFFKGNDLGKVNPEDYSYTNSFKALKKIEKEKGDKSTSLYNQRGNQSTVDLFKAPTYKELHPENDSSSSAETGSSSSK; translated from the coding sequence GTGAAAAAAATTACGAATTCGATACTCAATTTCATGAGTACCAGACTAGGATTTGTCTTGACCCTTCTGTTGCTCTACTGGTTCAAAACCATGTGGGCCTATTCAGTTGATTTTAATTTAGACATTCAGGGACCGTATCAGATTTTTCTAGCAGTGATCAACCCATTGCCGATCAGTTTGCTCTTCATTGGTCTAGCACTCTATATCAAACGAACCAAGCTCTTTTATAGTTTGGCCTTTGGGATCTACCTTCTCTTATTTATTTGGTTGATTTCCAATTCCATCTATTATCGAGAATTTACAGACTTTGTAACAGTTAATACCATGTTGGCTTCCAGCAAGGTTTCTGCTGGTCTCGGAGCTGCTGCTTTAGAATTATTCCGCCCTTGGGATGTGATCTACATTTTAGATTTCCCCATTCTCGCTTTCTTCTTCTTTAAGAAATGGATTCGAATGGACAATCGTCCCTTCAATAAACGAGCCAGTTTTGCGGTTACATCCTTATCAGCTATGCTCTTTTCGGCCAACCTTTTCCTTGCAGAAATTGACCGACCTGAGCTCTTGACTCGTGGTTTCTCAAACTACTATGTCGTTCGTGCCCTTGGCTTACCAGCCTTTCTGGGTTACAGTGCTAATCAGACCTATGTTGCTAACAAAGAACGTTCCAAAGCTTCCGAAGCAGATTTAAAACCGGTGGAAGAATATATCCAACAGCATTATGCCAAGGCTAATCCTGAGTACTTTGGAATGGCCAAAGGCCGTAACGTCATCTACATTCACTTGGAAAGTTTCCAACAATTCTTGATCGATTACAAGTTGAAAGTAGATGATAAAGAATATGAAGTAACGCCTTTCTTAAATTCACTTTACCACTCGAAAGAAACCTTTGCCTTTTCAAACGTCTTTAACCAAGTCAAGGCAGGGAAAACGTCCGATGCTGAGACCATGATTGAAACTGGACTCTTTGGACTCAACCAAGGTTCCTTTATGGTGAACTATGGTGGAACCAATACCCAACAGGCTGCACCATTTATTCTTTCAAAAAATGGTTACAACTCGAGCGCTGTTTTCCACGGGAATGCTGGAAGTTTCTGGAACCGAAATACCGCCTATAAACAATGGGGCTACAATTACTTCTTTGATGCCAGCTACTTCACCAAACAAAACAGCAGCAATTCCTTCCAGTATGGTCTTAATGACAAATACATGCTCAAGGATTCCATCAAATACCTAGAAAGATTGCAACAGCCTTTCTATACGAAGTTCATTACGGTTTCCAACCACTATCCTTATACGACCAGCTTGTCAGGAGATGATCTTGGCTTCCCTCTAGCTAAGACACAGGACGAAACCATCAATGGCTATTTTGCGACCGCTAACTATCTAGATTCTTCGATCAAAGCCTTCTTTGATTACCTGAAAGAGTCTGGTCTTTACAAAAATTCCATCATCGTTCTCTATGGGGACCACTACGGAATTTCAAATTCCCGCAACCCAGCTCTTGCTCCTCTACTTGGTAAGAACTCTGAAACGTGGTCCAGCTATGACAATGCCATGTTGCAACGCATACCTTATATGGTAGTCGTTCCAGGTATGGATAAGGGTGGCATCATCAACACCTATGGTGGCGAAATCGATATGCTCCCAACCTTGGAACATTTGCTTGGGATTGAATCCAACAAATTCCTCCAAGTTGGTCAAGATATGCTCTCACCCGATCATGATCAAATCGTCGCCTTCCGCTCCGCTAACTACTTTGTTACTCCAGAGTATACGAGCTATAGTGGCCGGACCTATTACACTAAAACAGGTGAGGAAATCACGAACCCAGACGAAAAAACCAAGGAAGAACTGGACAAGATTAGAGAAGCTGCTAACCTTCAATTGAAGATTAGTGATAGCATCCAGACCGGTGATCTCCTTCGCTTCTTCAAGGGCAATGATCTTGGAAAAGTCAATCCAGAAGATTATTCCTACACCAATTCCTTCAAGGCATTGAAGAAGATTGAAAAGGAAAAAGGTGACAAATCAACCAGCCTTTATAACCAACGTGGCAACCAGTCCACCGTTGATCTCTTCAAGGCACCAACTTATAAAGAATTGCACCCAGAAAATGATAGTTCTTCCTCAGCCGAGACCGGCAGCAGTTCTTCTAAATAA
- a CDS encoding class I SAM-dependent rRNA methyltransferase has protein sequence MKKLTVSRQVATKIKQGQSLLEKQDFDSLPALDQAVQLLSGDGQSLGVGYLSEQNKGIGWFVSQELVAFDQDFFKKLFIKAKQYRRSYYADETTTAFRLFNQEGDGFGGFTVDLYGEFVVFSWYNPFVFQIKETILAAFQEAFPEVRGGYEKIRFKGLDYESARVYGEEAPQEFLILENGVSYQVFLNDGLMTGIFLDQHEVRGGLVEGLAAGKSLLNMFSYTAAFSVAAAMGGAIETTSVDLAKRSRELSEAHFVANGLALDAHRFVVMDVFDYYKYAKRHDLSYDVIVLDPPSFARNKKRTFSVAKDYHRLVSEALEILNPGGTLILSTNAANVNKDKFKKQIEKGFQGRKHRYVAEYGLPGDFRWNKKEESSNYLKVFTIRVDV, from the coding sequence ATGAAAAAACTCACAGTCAGTCGCCAGGTCGCAACAAAAATCAAACAAGGACAATCTCTTCTTGAAAAGCAAGATTTTGACTCACTTCCTGCTTTGGATCAAGCGGTTCAATTGCTTTCAGGAGATGGACAATCCCTCGGAGTCGGATACTTATCTGAACAAAATAAAGGGATTGGATGGTTTGTTTCGCAAGAGTTGGTCGCTTTTGATCAAGACTTTTTTAAAAAGCTTTTCATCAAGGCCAAGCAATACCGTCGTTCTTATTATGCAGATGAAACGACGACAGCCTTTCGTCTTTTTAACCAAGAGGGAGATGGTTTTGGTGGTTTCACGGTTGACTTATATGGTGAGTTTGTTGTCTTTTCTTGGTACAATCCCTTCGTATTTCAGATCAAGGAAACCATTCTAGCGGCCTTTCAAGAGGCTTTTCCAGAAGTACGAGGTGGCTATGAAAAGATTCGCTTTAAAGGTTTGGATTATGAGTCGGCTCGTGTTTATGGAGAAGAAGCTCCGCAAGAATTTTTGATTCTTGAAAATGGAGTTTCTTACCAAGTCTTTCTCAATGATGGCTTGATGACGGGGATCTTTTTGGATCAGCATGAAGTTCGAGGTGGCTTGGTAGAGGGCTTAGCTGCTGGCAAGTCCTTGCTCAATATGTTCTCCTATACGGCAGCCTTCTCTGTGGCTGCGGCCATGGGTGGAGCAATTGAGACAACATCGGTCGATCTGGCTAAGAGAAGTAGAGAATTATCAGAAGCGCATTTTGTGGCAAATGGCTTGGCGCTAGATGCTCATCGTTTTGTCGTGATGGATGTCTTTGACTATTACAAATATGCCAAACGCCATGACCTAAGCTATGATGTGATCGTGCTCGATCCGCCTAGCTTTGCGCGGAATAAAAAACGGACATTTTCAGTCGCTAAAGATTATCATCGATTGGTCAGCGAGGCTCTTGAGATTTTAAATCCAGGTGGGACCTTGATTCTCAGTACCAATGCGGCAAATGTCAACAAAGATAAATTTAAAAAACAAATCGAAAAGGGATTTCAAGGTCGTAAGCATCGCTATGTAGCGGAATACGGACTTCCGGGAGATTTTCGATGGAACAAGAAAGAAGAAAGTAGTAATTACTTAAAAGTATTTACGATTAGGGTGGATGTATGA